Proteins encoded by one window of Lepeophtheirus salmonis chromosome 3, UVic_Lsal_1.4, whole genome shotgun sequence:
- the LOC121115344 gene encoding uncharacterized protein has translation MLMEKDLLMNPISTERDPLTNIMLMERDLLNIMMSLISTERDPLMNIMLMERDLLTNIMLMEKDLLMNPIHAMERDLLMNIDEHHAHGKRSADESHFHGKRSADEHHAHGKRSADEHHAHGKRSADESHFHGKRSADEHHAHGKRSADESHFHGKRSADEHHAHGKRSAEEHHAHGKRSADEHHAHGKRSTDELHAHGKRSADEHHAHGKRSADEHHAHGKRSAEEHHAHGKRSADESHFHGKRSAEEHHAHGKRSADESHFHGKRSADEHHAHGKRSADESHFHGKRSVDEHHAHGKRSADESHFHGKRSADEHHAHGKRSADEHQAHGKRSAEEHHAHGKRSADESHFHGKRSADEHYAQ, from the coding sequence ATGCTCATGGAAAAAGATCTGCTGATGAATCCCATTTCCACGGAAAGAGATCCGCTGACGAACATCATGCTCATGGAAAGAGATCTGCTGAACATCATGATGAGTCTCATTTCCACGGAAAGAGATCCGCTGATGAACATCATGCTCATGGAAAGAGATCTGCTGACGAACATCATGCTCATGGAAAAAGATCTGCTGATGAATCCCATTCATGCCATGGAAAGAGATCTGCTGATGAACATCGATGAACATCATGCTCATGGAAAGAGATCTGCTGATGAGTCTCATTTTCATGGAAAGAGATCCGCTGATGAACATCATGCTCATGGAAAGAGATCCGCCGACGAACATCATGCTCATGGAAAAAGATCTGCTGATGAATCCCATTTCCACGGAAAGAGATCCGCTGACGAACATCATGCTCATGGAAAAAGATCTGCTGATGAGTCCCATTTCCACGGAAAGAGATCTGCTGACGAACATCATGCTCATGGAAAGAGATCTGCTGAAGAACATCATGCCCATGGAAAGAGATCCGCTGACGAACATCATGCTCATGGAAAAAGGTCTACCGATGAACTTCATGCTCATGGAAAGAGATCTGCTGATGAACATCATGCCCACGGAAAGAGATCTGCTGACGAACATCATGCTCATGGAAAGAGATCTGCTGAAGAACATCATGCTCATGGAAAAAGATCTGCTGATGAGTCCCATTTCCATGGAAAGAGATCTGCTGAAGAACATCATGCTCATGGAAAGAGATCTGCTGATGAGTCTCATTTCCATGGAAAGAGATCCGCTGACGAACACCATGCTCATGGAAAAAGATCTGCTGATGAGTCCCATTTCCATGGAAAGAGATCGGTTGATGAACATCATGCTCATGGAAAGAGATCTGCTGATGAGTCTCATTTCCATGGAAAAAGATCCGCTGACGAACACCATGCTCATGGAAAAAGGTCTGCCGATGAACATCAAGCTCATGGAAAGAGATCTGCTGAAGAACATCATGCTCATGGGAAAAGGTCTGCCGATGAATCCCACTTCCACGGAAAGAGATCTGCTGACGAACATTATGCTCAGTGA